In a genomic window of Caloenas nicobarica isolate bCalNic1 chromosome 1, bCalNic1.hap1, whole genome shotgun sequence:
- the LOC136001441 gene encoding cystatin-A-like, which produces MLPTLGGLSETKPATPEVQEIVDKVKLQFESRVNKTCEIFKAISYRTQVVAGTNYFIKVQGSDDNYVHLRVFQGLPAENDCPSLVSFQTGKTRDDPLTYF; this is translated from the exons ATGTTGCCGACTCTTGGGGGCTTATCTGAGACCAAGCCTGCTACTCCTGAAGTGCAGGAAATTGTTGACAAG GTGAAGCTACAATTTGAAAGCAGAGTAAACAAGACATGTGAAATCTTTAAAGCCATATCATATAGGACTCAGGTGGTTGCTGGGACAAACTACTTTATCAAG GTCCAAGGTTCTGATGACAACTATGTCCACTTAAGGGTGTTTCAGGGCCTCCCTGCTGAGAACGACTGTCCCAGCCTTGTCAGTTTTCAGACCGGGAAA